The proteins below are encoded in one region of Gemmatimonadales bacterium:
- a CDS encoding DUF5615 family PIN-like protein, whose translation MIFLLDANFPPQLARALQALDQEDCQFRHSPNEFGAAATDEVIFAGIKESGWFLITLDAKMSRRPAQRQAIVDSPQHGRPRPMDDSGMSLT comes from the coding sequence TTGATCTTCCTGCTGGACGCGAACTTCCCGCCACAGCTCGCGCGCGCGCTGCAGGCCCTCGACCAGGAAGACTGTCAGTTTCGCCATTCACCCAATGAATTCGGTGCTGCTGCGACGGACGAGGTGATATTCGCAGGCATCAAGGAGAGCGGCTGGTTTCTGATCACGCTCGACGCCAAGATGTCGCGCCGCCCGGCGCAGCGTCAGGCAATTGTTGACAGCCCACAACACGGCCGGCCCCGCCCAATGGACGACTCCGGCATGAGTCTGACATAG